Proteins co-encoded in one Pleurodeles waltl isolate 20211129_DDA chromosome 1_2, aPleWal1.hap1.20221129, whole genome shotgun sequence genomic window:
- the LOC138251332 gene encoding uncharacterized protein isoform X2: protein MNTGGLMIRKAREAMESAENMARSAELLYLKQVAAVTRYEAECQSYRLEIHSKNLKIADIAVNIQEIEQNLNWEDNLQQRLTNFLIPLRKCTTLLSTLAGKTRAANMLIELSGTLDELLPILEEIVVSVHPLVGSGTEYQLLISARLTTIIHKLEEANHRVKEAVASKQ from the coding sequence GTGGTCTCATGATCCGTAAAGCACGAGAAGCTATGGAAAGTGCTGAAAACATGGCTCGTAGTGCTGAACTACTTTACCTCAAGCAAGTGGCCGCTGTTACCAGATATGAGGCTGAGTGTCAATCCTACAGGCTTGAAATCCATTCCAAAAACCTGAAAATTGCAGATATCGCCGTAAACATTCAAGAAATTGAACAGAACTTAAACTGGgaagacaatctgcaacaaaggttAACAAATTTCCTCATCCCATTGAGGAAATGCACCACTTTACTGAGCACCTTGGCTGGCAAGACCAGAGCAGCCAACATGTTGATTGAGCTCAGTGGGACGCTTGATGAGCTACTGCCAATCTTGGAAGAAATTGTAGTGAGTGTTCACCCCCTGGTTGGAAGTGGTACAGAGTACCAGCTCCTGATCTCTGCTAGATTAACAACCATCATACATAAGCTGGAAGAGGCTAACCATAGGGTGAAGGAAGCTGTAGCTTCCAAGCAGTGA